A genomic stretch from Cetobacterium sp. NK01 includes:
- the cas4 gene encoding CRISPR-associated protein Cas4 encodes MNNITGTIINYYIHCKRQCYLHYHRINLEDESGLVKIGKALHERHNTEEIEIDNIKLDKIKGEFVTEIKKSDADFNASRFQLLFYLKKLKEKGVIKKGRLTFLEKNKVDKKNHEILLDDSSEKELEDIISEIKILVSNSTPPAIEKNNKCKKCAYYAFCYI; translated from the coding sequence ATGAATAATATCACAGGAACAATTATAAACTATTATATCCACTGTAAAAGACAGTGTTATCTCCATTATCACAGAATTAATCTCGAAGATGAAAGCGGTCTTGTAAAGATTGGTAAAGCGCTTCATGAAAGACACAATACAGAAGAAATAGAGATTGATAATATTAAATTGGATAAAATCAAAGGTGAATTTGTTACTGAAATAAAAAAAAGTGATGCTGACTTTAATGCCAGTAGATTTCAACTACTATTTTATTTGAAAAAGCTTAAGGAGAAAGGAGTTATAAAAAAGGGAAGACTTACTTTTTTAGAAAAAAATAAAGTAGATAAGAAAAATCATGAAATTTTATTAGATGATTCATCTGAAAAAGAGTTAGAAGATATTATTTCTGAAATAAAAATTTTAGTTTCAAATTCAACTCCACCTGCTATTGAAAAAAATAATAAATGTAAAAAATGTGCTTATTATGCTTTCTGTTATATTTAA
- the cas1b gene encoding type I-B CRISPR-associated endonuclease Cas1b has protein sequence MGTKYILSKGELHRQDNSLNFKNSNGNNYIPIEGIDEIYCLDEVSFNTKVIDFLSKNNIILHLFNHYEGYSGTFYPREKYMSGKAVIKQVEAFNEKRELIAKAIVLGIANNIHEVLYHYYRHGKEELKEFLDWLKDEMPKKLENSNDISEILLTEADIWYRFYNSFSVFLREDFVFNKRVKRPPDNPLNALISFGNTILYTKTMGQIYQTHLDQRISFLHSPQERRFSLSLDLSEVFKPVIVFKTIFDCVNNRKLSVEKHFDKNLNYCLLNESGKKIFLEALESKFNETFKHTTLLRNVSYLKAIKYDGYKLLKYILEDFEFNPFSLKEKK, from the coding sequence ATGGGGACAAAATATATATTATCAAAAGGTGAACTTCATAGACAAGACAACTCTTTAAATTTTAAAAATAGTAATGGAAATAACTACATTCCAATTGAGGGGATAGATGAAATTTATTGTTTAGATGAAGTTTCTTTTAATACAAAAGTTATTGATTTTTTAAGTAAAAATAATATTATTCTTCATCTTTTTAATCATTATGAGGGATATAGTGGAACTTTTTATCCTCGTGAAAAGTATATGAGTGGAAAAGCTGTTATTAAACAAGTTGAAGCTTTTAATGAAAAAAGAGAACTCATAGCTAAAGCTATCGTTTTAGGGATTGCAAATAATATTCATGAGGTGTTATATCATTATTATCGTCACGGAAAAGAAGAACTTAAAGAATTTCTAGATTGGTTAAAAGATGAGATGCCAAAAAAATTAGAAAATAGCAATGATATTTCTGAGATTCTCTTAACAGAGGCAGATATTTGGTATCGTTTTTATAACTCGTTTTCAGTATTTCTTCGGGAAGATTTTGTTTTTAATAAGAGAGTTAAAAGACCTCCTGATAACCCTTTAAATGCTCTTATTTCTTTTGGAAATACAATACTCTATACAAAAACAATGGGACAAATATATCAAACTCACCTTGATCAAAGAATCTCTTTTTTACATTCTCCACAAGAAAGACGATTCTCTTTAAGTTTAGACTTATCAGAAGTTTTTAAACCGGTTATAGTTTTTAAAACAATCTTTGATTGTGTAAATAATAGAAAATTAAGTGTTGAAAAGCATTTTGATAAAAACTTAAATTATTGTCTATTAAACGAAAGTGGGAAAAAAATTTTTTTAGAGGCTTTAGAATCAAAATTTAATGAGACTTTTAAGCATACAACTTTACTTAGAAATGTTTCATATTTAAAAGCTATTAAATATGATGGATATAAACTATTGAAGTATATTCTTGAGGATTTTGAATTCAATCCATTTTCTTTGAAGGAGAAAAAATAA
- the cas2 gene encoding CRISPR-associated endonuclease Cas2: MGKNYNYIFLFYDVGEKRVNKVFKICKKYLSHHQKSVFRGAIIPANIIKIEDELNKVIDQNYDFINIIKLYGTYNFEEKIIGTNKKDGESIFL; the protein is encoded by the coding sequence ATGGGAAAAAATTATAATTATATTTTTTTATTTTATGATGTAGGGGAAAAAAGAGTAAATAAAGTTTTTAAAATTTGTAAAAAATACTTAAGTCACCATCAAAAATCGGTGTTTAGAGGAGCTATTATACCTGCTAATATAATTAAAATTGAGGATGAACTTAATAAAGTAATTGATCAAAATTATGATTTTATTAATATAATAAAACTTTATGGAACCTATAATTTTGAAGAAAAAATTATAGGTACAAATAAAAAAGATGGCGAATCTATATTTTTGTAA
- a CDS encoding IS1 family transposase has protein sequence MYINNISCSRCFSKYLYRFGKNNLRHQKYQCKECARQFSVNSKPGDNRRSYPKCPTCNSGTYLHHDYLYYSRFKCNSRKCNHIYIAIKRTSNFDSISSEFKSKTINIKYFNKEKEYSL, from the coding sequence ATGTATATTAATAATATCTCTTGTTCTCGTTGTTTCTCTAAATACCTTTATCGTTTTGGTAAAAACAATCTTAGACATCAGAAATACCAATGCAAAGAATGCGCTAGACAATTCTCTGTTAATTCTAAACCCGGTGATAATAGGCGCTCATATCCTAAATGTCCTACTTGTAATTCAGGAACATATTTACATCATGATTATCTTTACTATTCTAGATTTAAATGTAATTCTAGAAAGTGCAATCATATTTATATTGCAATAAAAAGGACTTCTAATTTTGACAGTATTTCTTCTGAATTTAAATCTAAAACAATTAATATCAAATATTTTAACAAAGAAAAAGAATATTCTTTATGA
- a CDS encoding DUF5058 family protein, whose product MEKLGHMQYATHHLMWGVAILGVALVLVQSGLIIKKAIETGKKLGITDESMKKGIKTSALASVGPAMGVVGSLLALIVTMGSAVSFVRLSLIGGSNYEAMAANFGAKAMGHELSMDMFPVVFTNALWTMALGLLGCLIFVFFFAHKMDKVNGLLTNGRKALLPAIGLGAMLGSFAFFNVGNLMQYNKNPNITISALVGALLMFISMTVGTKKNIGWLKEWSLTISMFGGAFVGTFLV is encoded by the coding sequence ATGGAAAAATTAGGGCACATGCAATATGCAACTCACCATTTAATGTGGGGTGTAGCTATATTGGGAGTGGCATTAGTATTAGTTCAATCGGGGCTTATCATAAAGAAAGCTATTGAAACTGGAAAGAAATTAGGAATTACAGATGAAAGCATGAAAAAAGGAATAAAAACAAGTGCTTTAGCAAGTGTTGGACCAGCAATGGGTGTTGTTGGAAGTTTATTAGCTCTAATAGTAACAATGGGATCAGCTGTATCATTTGTTAGATTAAGCTTAATAGGTGGTTCAAACTATGAAGCAATGGCTGCTAACTTTGGAGCAAAAGCAATGGGACATGAATTAAGTATGGATATGTTTCCAGTTGTATTTACAAATGCACTTTGGACAATGGCTTTAGGATTATTAGGATGTTTAATATTTGTATTTTTCTTTGCACACAAGATGGATAAAGTTAATGGATTATTAACAAATGGTAGAAAAGCTTTACTTCCAGCAATAGGATTAGGAGCAATGTTAGGATCATTTGCATTCTTTAATGTTGGAAATTTAATGCAGTATAATAAAAATCCAAATATTACTATATCAGCTCTTGTTGGAGCATTATTAATGTTTATTTCAATGACAGTTGGAACAAAGAAAAATATAGGTTGGTTAAAAGAATGGAGTTTAACAATATCTATGTTTGGTGGAGCTTTCGTAGGAACATTTTTGGT